One stretch of Leadbetterella byssophila DSM 17132 DNA includes these proteins:
- a CDS encoding DUF58 domain-containing protein encodes MKDIINKLNKYEIRIRKAVNSHLNGNFSSVFKGTGLEFSDLRTYQYGDDVRAIDWVASSKGQGTYVKIFKEEKEQTVFFMLDVSGSQEVGKRGNLKMDMARELCGVLTLAAIKETSQVGLYCFSDEKELYIKPEGGMKQAYNIISSIYKLLPQSPRTDLSNAISFTLNILKKRSVVILISDFLDQNYQQNLKALARKHDLVVLHIYDLREITLPNLGIIPVQDKETGEITWLNSNSAAFKRSMRESFEENRESLRKFCIQNRANYLDIEAGADYVSRLIQLFRVRK; translated from the coding sequence TTGAAAGATATCATAAATAAACTTAATAAGTACGAGATACGTATTCGAAAGGCGGTGAATTCCCACCTTAACGGGAACTTTAGTTCCGTGTTTAAAGGTACAGGTTTAGAGTTCAGTGATTTGAGAACTTATCAATACGGAGATGATGTACGCGCCATCGACTGGGTGGCTTCTTCAAAAGGGCAGGGAACCTATGTAAAGATCTTCAAGGAAGAGAAGGAGCAAACCGTCTTTTTTATGCTTGATGTCAGTGGGTCTCAAGAGGTAGGGAAACGAGGAAATCTTAAAATGGACATGGCAAGAGAACTTTGTGGTGTCCTAACATTAGCAGCTATAAAAGAAACCAGTCAGGTAGGCCTCTATTGCTTCTCGGATGAAAAGGAGTTGTATATCAAGCCTGAGGGAGGAATGAAGCAAGCTTATAATATAATATCCAGTATTTATAAATTGCTTCCTCAGTCGCCTAGAACTGACTTGTCTAACGCCATTTCTTTTACCCTGAATATTCTAAAGAAAAGGAGTGTGGTGATCTTGATTTCAGATTTTTTGGATCAAAATTACCAGCAGAACCTGAAAGCTTTGGCCAGAAAGCATGATTTGGTGGTGCTACATATCTATGATCTTAGGGAAATAACTCTCCCTAACTTAGGAATCATTCCTGTTCAGGATAAAGAAACAGGAGAGATTACGTGGCTAAATAGTAATTCTGCGGCTTTTAAGCGTAGTATGCGAGAGTCCTTTGAGGAAAACAGGGAGAGTTTAAGAAAGTTTTGCATTCAGAATAGAGCGAACTATTTAGATATTGAGGCCGGAGCGGATTATGTAAGTCGTTTAATTCAGCTTTTTAGAGTTAGAAAATGA
- a CDS encoding nuclear transport factor 2 family protein — translation MNQSVEIVKEYYSHFNNGNWEGMQSLLCENIRHEPNQGTPRIGLDKFKEFQAHMERCYQETLTDLVFFSEPEGKRVAVEFVVNGIYKSTDEGLPEAKGQKYVLPAGAFLEVEEGKITRITTYYNLPLWESMVLN, via the coding sequence ATGAATCAAAGTGTTGAAATTGTAAAGGAATATTATTCACATTTTAATAATGGCAATTGGGAGGGAATGCAATCCCTTTTATGTGAAAATATAAGACATGAACCTAATCAGGGAACACCCAGAATAGGCCTTGATAAATTCAAAGAATTTCAAGCTCACATGGAGCGCTGCTATCAGGAAACCTTAACGGATTTAGTTTTCTTCTCAGAACCTGAAGGTAAAAGAGTAGCAGTAGAATTTGTGGTAAACGGAATATACAAATCCACTGATGAAGGATTGCCGGAAGCAAAGGGACAAAAGTATGTTCTTCCTGCAGGAGCATTTCTCGAAGTAGAGGAGGGAAAGATTACTCGTATTACCACCTACTATAATTTGCCATTATGGGAGTCCATGGTTCTGAATTGA
- a CDS encoding polysaccharide deacetylase family protein has protein sequence MRFLLLLCFISHSLIAQYTWVQGGIIRGDSTSKKIALVFTAHDHGEGADFILKALKGKKASFFLTGEYFRNNPNVVNAIKREGHYLGAHSDQHLLYCAWEKRDSTLVSKEEFVKDVVDNLAELKKQGIDHAPYYMPPYEWYNAEISTWAKELELQIVNFTPGTLSNADYTTPDMKNYRSSEVIYESIIQLERKKSLNGFILLVHMGTHPDRKDKFYLKLPQLFDALQDYEWVRIDELLKKGP, from the coding sequence ATGCGATTTTTACTGCTGTTATGCTTTATAAGCCACTCTCTAATAGCTCAATATACATGGGTTCAAGGAGGAATAATCCGGGGCGATTCTACTTCGAAAAAGATAGCTTTGGTGTTTACAGCACATGATCATGGTGAAGGTGCAGATTTTATTCTGAAAGCTTTAAAAGGAAAGAAAGCATCCTTCTTTTTGACCGGAGAATATTTTAGAAATAACCCTAATGTAGTAAATGCTATCAAGAGAGAAGGTCACTACTTAGGGGCACATTCCGACCAACATCTACTCTACTGTGCCTGGGAAAAAAGGGATAGCACACTGGTTTCAAAGGAAGAATTTGTGAAGGATGTAGTAGATAATTTAGCAGAGCTGAAAAAGCAGGGAATAGATCATGCCCCCTATTATATGCCTCCCTATGAATGGTATAATGCTGAAATCAGTACTTGGGCAAAAGAATTAGAGCTACAGATAGTAAACTTTACACCAGGAACTTTATCAAATGCTGATTATACCACTCCTGATATGAAGAACTACAGGAGTTCTGAAGTGATTTATGAAAGTATAATCCAACTAGAAAGAAAGAAGAGTCTAAATGGATTCATTCTTCTAGTACATATGGGAACTCATCCGGACAGGAAGGATAAGTTTTATTTAAAGTTGCCCCAACTGTTTGATGCTTTACAAGATTACGAATGGGTACGGATAGATGAGCTATTAAAAAAGGGGCCTTAG
- the der gene encoding ribosome biogenesis GTPase Der produces the protein MANIVAIVGRPNVGKSTLFNRLIEERVAITDNQPGVTRDRHYGNAFWLKKHFTLIDTGGYVVGSDDTFEEAIRSQVELAIEEATVILFVVDAKDGLTELDEEFADVLRRSKKPVFIVANKAETFERANLTASEFYGMGLNSEVYPISAIDGSGTGELLDAFCEHLSDEKEEANEEGVPRIAILGRPNAGKSSFLNALLGKDRSIVTDIAGTTRDAIDTRYKMFGKDFILTDTAGIRKKAKVNEDLEFYSVLRSIKALDKSDVCIILLDATKGLESQDISIIAQAHNAKKGIVLMVNKWDALEKDSKTADTMKKEILERIAPMNYMPVIFASALNKQRIFQVIEAAMEVYENKTTQIPTSKINDVLLPIIERTPPPSIKGKTVKIKYIVQLPTPSPTFIFFCNLPQYVKESYQRFLQNQIREHFGFEGVVITTFFRKK, from the coding sequence ATGGCAAATATTGTAGCAATAGTGGGTAGACCCAATGTAGGGAAATCTACCCTTTTTAACAGATTAATTGAGGAGCGAGTAGCCATTACAGATAACCAGCCTGGCGTTACACGTGATCGCCATTACGGAAATGCCTTTTGGTTAAAAAAACACTTTACACTGATAGATACAGGTGGATATGTAGTGGGATCTGACGATACCTTTGAAGAAGCGATACGCTCTCAGGTAGAGTTAGCCATTGAAGAAGCTACGGTTATCCTATTTGTAGTAGATGCAAAAGATGGTTTAACGGAGCTGGATGAGGAATTTGCAGATGTATTGAGAAGAAGCAAAAAGCCTGTATTTATTGTAGCTAACAAGGCAGAAACCTTTGAAAGAGCAAACCTTACTGCCTCTGAATTCTACGGCATGGGCTTGAATTCAGAAGTTTATCCCATTTCTGCTATTGACGGAAGTGGTACAGGAGAACTCCTGGATGCTTTTTGTGAACATTTATCAGATGAAAAGGAGGAAGCAAATGAAGAGGGGGTACCTAGAATTGCAATCTTAGGAAGACCCAACGCCGGAAAATCTTCATTTCTGAATGCCTTATTAGGTAAAGATAGAAGTATAGTTACAGATATCGCCGGCACTACAAGAGATGCCATAGATACACGCTATAAAATGTTTGGCAAGGATTTCATCTTGACGGACACAGCCGGAATTCGTAAAAAGGCTAAGGTGAATGAGGATTTGGAATTCTACTCTGTACTTCGTTCTATTAAAGCTTTAGATAAATCTGATGTCTGTATTATCTTATTAGATGCTACAAAGGGGCTAGAATCCCAGGACATCAGTATCATAGCGCAGGCGCATAATGCAAAGAAGGGTATAGTGTTAATGGTCAATAAGTGGGATGCCCTGGAAAAAGATTCCAAAACGGCTGACACCATGAAAAAGGAGATTCTAGAGCGTATTGCTCCTATGAATTATATGCCGGTGATCTTTGCTTCTGCACTTAATAAGCAAAGAATCTTCCAAGTGATTGAAGCCGCTATGGAAGTTTATGAGAACAAGACTACGCAGATCCCTACTTCCAAGATAAACGATGTGTTGCTGCCTATTATCGAACGCACGCCACCTCCAAGTATTAAAGGAAAGACGGTGAAAATCAAGTATATTGTACAGTTGCCTACTCCTTCTCCTACCTTTATCTTCTTCTGTAATCTTCCACAGTATGTGAAAGAATCGTATCAAAGATTCTTACAGAATCAGATAAGAGAGCATTTCGGTTTTGAGGGAGTGGTGATTACCACCTTCTTCAGAAAGAAATAA
- the purU gene encoding formyltetrahydrofolate deformylase, translating into MGKYILLTEGPDAKGLIFHVTSVLFEYGCNILKQSEYVSPDKHFYMRTEFEHPGSFEKEALLEALKSRITDPLFHFKLDTLQKKNIVILCTKEHHCLSEILVRNWFGEINANVLGVISNHKTLQPFVEKFGLPFHAIEAEGLSREEHEAKVLEILSSYSADYLVLAKYMRILSPEFIRRYPNKIINIHHSFLPAFVGAQPYKQAYDRGVKIIGATAHFVTDQLDQGPIIAQDTKEIDHRYSASDMARDGREVETRVLLKALEWVFSDRVFIYGNKTVIL; encoded by the coding sequence ATGGGAAAATACATTCTTCTCACTGAGGGCCCAGATGCAAAAGGCTTAATCTTTCATGTTACATCCGTGCTTTTTGAGTACGGATGTAATATTCTTAAGCAGTCGGAATATGTAAGTCCGGACAAGCATTTTTATATGCGTACGGAATTCGAACATCCTGGAAGTTTTGAAAAAGAGGCACTTCTAGAGGCGCTCAAGAGTAGAATAACTGATCCCCTTTTCCACTTCAAGCTTGATACTCTTCAAAAGAAGAATATTGTTATTTTATGTACAAAAGAGCATCACTGCCTTTCTGAAATCTTAGTTCGTAACTGGTTTGGGGAGATCAACGCAAACGTTTTAGGGGTAATCAGCAATCATAAAACATTACAACCCTTTGTTGAAAAATTCGGCCTGCCCTTTCATGCTATTGAAGCTGAGGGTTTAAGTAGAGAAGAACACGAAGCTAAGGTATTGGAAATACTATCTAGTTATTCCGCAGATTACCTAGTTTTGGCGAAATACATGAGAATTCTTTCTCCGGAATTCATCAGAAGATACCCTAATAAGATTATAAACATCCACCATTCCTTTTTACCAGCATTCGTAGGAGCTCAGCCCTACAAACAAGCATACGACAGAGGCGTCAAGATCATTGGAGCCACGGCTCACTTTGTTACTGATCAGCTTGACCAAGGCCCTATCATAGCCCAAGACACTAAGGAAATTGATCACCGATACTCGGCCTCAGACATGGCGAGAGACGGTAGAGAAGTAGAAACGAGAGTTCTTTTAAAAGCTTTGGAATGGGTCTTCTCTGACCGAGTATTCATTTACGGCAACAAGACCGTTATTCTTTAA
- a CDS encoding GNAT family N-acetyltransferase: MGVHGSELMGKRFIGQEIEEVIPQLAELRIQVFRDFPYLYEGSLEYEKEYLKTYTNSKQSFLFAVFDGDKMVGATTCIPLLDETEEVILPFRESKLPLEKIVYFGESILLKPYRGLGYGKRFFQEREAHAKSLQGIEEVYFCGVRRPENHPLRPADYQPLDPFWLSQGYKKKEGLVSYFSWLDIGKDEEDEKPMDYWFKKI; the protein is encoded by the coding sequence ATGGGAGTCCATGGTTCTGAATTGATGGGAAAAAGATTTATAGGGCAGGAAATAGAAGAGGTTATACCTCAATTAGCCGAACTCCGCATCCAGGTTTTCCGCGATTTTCCCTACCTCTACGAAGGAAGCTTGGAATATGAAAAGGAATACCTTAAAACATATACAAACTCCAAGCAGTCTTTTCTTTTTGCTGTGTTTGACGGAGATAAGATGGTGGGGGCAACTACCTGTATCCCTTTGCTGGACGAAACAGAGGAGGTAATACTACCATTTAGAGAGTCTAAATTACCTTTGGAAAAGATAGTATACTTTGGTGAAAGCATCCTTCTAAAGCCATATAGAGGATTAGGTTATGGGAAGCGCTTTTTTCAGGAAAGAGAGGCCCATGCTAAAAGTCTACAAGGAATAGAGGAGGTTTACTTCTGTGGAGTAAGGAGACCTGAAAATCATCCCCTACGTCCTGCAGATTATCAGCCCCTGGATCCGTTCTGGCTTAGTCAAGGATATAAAAAGAAAGAGGGATTGGTGTCTTATTTTTCTTGGCTAGATATTGGCAAGGATGAAGAAGATGAAAAACCTATGGATTATTGGTTTAAGAAAATATGA
- a CDS encoding APC family permease, with the protein MEKSIWRTKPISAYEADMKKSTLKRVLGKWSLTAIGIGAIIGGGIFVLTGTAAYYHAGPALALSFVVAGIACIFAALCYAEFASMLPVEGSAYAYAYGTVGEVFAWLIGWGLVLEYMMGAMTVAVSWSGYFNKMLKMFGMYIPENLVTDSISYQGEGFAFNLPAFIIVLVVTYVLAKGTKEAASTNNLIVLVKTSVVLFIIIVGAFYINFENLTPFIPEETTIIGSHGTPEVAYGYKGIIMGASAVFFAYIGFDAVSTQAAEAINPKKDIPFAIIASLLICTALYILMSLVLTGMMNFKEFGTIPDGLTAPVAIAFERATGMTWAVILITVSATVGLISVLLVMMLGQSRIFMGMAKDGLLPPIFKEINPNTKTPVKNTIIIGIIVALVASSTPISTLVHMCSFGTLFAFSMVCFAVWRLRYTQPELKRGFRTPALPLIATAGIATNIYLIMNLERSAIYMAMGWLTLGILVYFLYGKRNSVLNNGGYDNLQD; encoded by the coding sequence ATGGAAAAAAGTATATGGCGAACCAAGCCGATTAGTGCTTATGAAGCGGATATGAAGAAAAGTACCTTAAAGAGGGTACTAGGAAAATGGAGTTTAACGGCGATCGGAATTGGTGCCATAATAGGTGGAGGGATATTCGTATTGACCGGTACTGCAGCTTACTATCACGCAGGACCTGCACTAGCTCTCTCCTTTGTAGTGGCAGGTATCGCATGTATTTTTGCTGCTTTGTGTTATGCTGAATTTGCCTCTATGCTTCCTGTAGAAGGTTCAGCTTATGCTTATGCTTATGGTACAGTTGGAGAAGTTTTCGCATGGCTCATAGGCTGGGGTTTAGTGCTCGAATATATGATGGGAGCCATGACGGTTGCAGTGAGCTGGTCGGGCTATTTTAATAAGATGCTGAAGATGTTCGGCATGTACATACCGGAAAATTTGGTAACAGACTCTATTTCTTATCAAGGTGAGGGTTTTGCCTTTAATTTGCCAGCTTTTATCATTGTTTTGGTAGTTACCTACGTATTAGCTAAGGGAACTAAAGAAGCGGCAAGTACAAATAACCTGATTGTATTGGTTAAGACCTCCGTGGTTCTTTTCATTATTATCGTAGGTGCATTCTACATTAATTTTGAAAACCTTACTCCCTTTATTCCGGAAGAAACTACTATTATTGGATCTCACGGAACACCTGAAGTAGCTTATGGTTATAAGGGTATTATCATGGGTGCTTCCGCCGTGTTCTTCGCTTATATCGGGTTTGACGCAGTTTCTACTCAGGCTGCGGAGGCTATTAATCCGAAAAAGGATATACCATTTGCTATCATAGCTTCTCTTTTGATCTGTACTGCTCTTTACATTTTGATGTCTCTTGTATTGACAGGTATGATGAACTTTAAAGAATTTGGTACTATTCCTGATGGATTGACAGCACCGGTGGCCATTGCGTTTGAGCGTGCAACGGGCATGACTTGGGCGGTTATCTTGATTACAGTGTCTGCAACTGTAGGCTTGATCTCCGTATTGCTTGTGATGATGCTAGGTCAGTCTAGAATCTTTATGGGTATGGCGAAAGATGGTCTTCTTCCTCCTATTTTCAAAGAGATCAATCCAAATACTAAGACTCCTGTTAAAAACACCATCATTATCGGTATTATCGTGGCTCTAGTGGCTTCTTCTACTCCGATTAGCACTTTGGTTCACATGTGTAGCTTTGGTACCTTATTCGCCTTCTCTATGGTATGTTTTGCTGTATGGAGGTTGCGTTATACACAACCTGAGTTGAAAAGAGGATTCCGTACACCGGCATTACCTTTGATCGCTACAGCAGGTATTGCCACAAACATCTATTTGATCATGAACCTGGAGCGCTCAGCCATCTACATGGCCATGGGTTGGTTAACTTTAGGTATCTTGGTTTATTTCCTTTATGGAAAAAGAAACTCCGTTCTTAATAATGGAGGGTATGATAATTTACAGGATTAA
- a CDS encoding DMT family transporter: MLYLLLSILLSVGLLINFRLFPRFNIPTVPVIILNYFVCFLLGYSLMGKEESFQLDLNVSWTWYCLALGMGFIITFMLSGAATQRIGMTLTSLANNISLIIPVLFSLFVFGSEGLAFGPINYTGLVIGIIAVGIATYKADGSDHKAGFWQSGGLALAVFICYGISNTAINYIQMNLIKNSPGAIPVMLIMVLGAILCGILLGIYRGIKGLDQWNWKVLLASITLGVPNFLSFYFLIMALNYYESSGAFVYPLYNMGVILVSAFISVLLFKEKLNNMNKVGLALAVLAIVLISWNSLFV, translated from the coding sequence ATGCTCTACCTTCTGCTAAGCATACTTCTATCTGTGGGACTACTTATCAACTTTAGACTTTTTCCAAGGTTTAATATCCCTACAGTTCCTGTCATTATTTTGAATTATTTTGTCTGCTTTCTGTTAGGGTACAGTCTGATGGGGAAAGAGGAGAGTTTCCAACTTGACCTCAATGTATCCTGGACCTGGTATTGCCTGGCTTTGGGAATGGGATTTATCATCACCTTCATGCTTAGTGGAGCCGCCACCCAAAGAATAGGAATGACCCTCACATCGTTGGCAAACAATATTTCATTGATCATTCCTGTACTGTTTAGTCTTTTTGTATTTGGATCAGAAGGACTAGCCTTTGGTCCAATAAACTATACCGGACTAGTAATTGGAATAATAGCAGTAGGGATTGCAACTTATAAAGCTGATGGTTCAGACCACAAAGCTGGATTTTGGCAAAGTGGCGGTTTAGCTTTAGCGGTTTTTATATGTTATGGGATTAGTAATACAGCTATAAACTATATACAGATGAACCTGATAAAGAATAGCCCCGGAGCTATTCCTGTGATGTTAATCATGGTATTGGGAGCTATTCTTTGCGGAATATTGTTAGGTATATATAGGGGTATTAAAGGATTAGATCAATGGAACTGGAAGGTTTTGCTGGCTTCAATAACCCTAGGAGTACCAAATTTTCTATCCTTTTATTTCCTGATTATGGCTTTGAACTATTATGAAAGTAGTGGAGCTTTTGTGTATCCTTTGTATAACATGGGAGTCATTTTAGTTTCTGCTTTTATATCTGTACTCCTGTTTAAGGAGAAGTTAAATAACATGAACAAAGTGGGATTAGCCTTAGCAGTGCTTGCTATTGTTTTAATTTCATGGAACTCTTTATTTGTTTAA
- a CDS encoding DMT family transporter, whose amino-acid sequence MNQKGILFTLLGAICFSAKAIMVKLAYLQYDASTMELLGLRYFFSLPIFLIIALWRYKNGKFISLKIKEWAILLLSAFLGYYMASWLDFQGLQYVSAGIERVILFTYPTLVVLFSRLFFKKAISRTSIWALVLCYGGIFIIAAEPKFFAGENVIVGGVLVFLSAVTYALYLVFSGELSSRLGSINTNTLGMIFSSLFVFIHVAFTPAISWGNLDPGVYYYGLGIALISTVIPTFLMMEGIRLLGANKASIIGSIGPVSTLIMGYFFLNERFTLQELAGSILVMIGVFLIGKK is encoded by the coding sequence ATGAACCAAAAAGGAATACTGTTTACTTTATTAGGAGCCATATGCTTTTCCGCAAAAGCTATTATGGTGAAACTAGCTTACCTTCAATACGATGCGTCAACCATGGAGCTGTTGGGGCTTCGCTATTTCTTTTCCTTGCCAATATTTCTGATTATCGCCTTGTGGCGCTATAAAAACGGAAAGTTTATCTCTCTGAAAATCAAGGAGTGGGCTATTCTATTATTGTCAGCATTTCTGGGGTACTATATGGCCAGTTGGTTAGATTTTCAGGGCTTACAATATGTCTCTGCCGGCATTGAACGGGTAATCTTGTTCACTTACCCTACCCTTGTGGTACTCTTTTCCAGATTGTTTTTCAAAAAGGCCATCTCAAGGACTTCAATTTGGGCTTTGGTCCTTTGTTATGGTGGAATATTTATCATTGCGGCTGAACCGAAGTTTTTTGCCGGGGAAAATGTCATAGTAGGTGGTGTTTTGGTTTTTCTAAGTGCGGTTACTTATGCTCTTTATCTTGTTTTTAGTGGGGAACTTAGTAGCCGACTAGGTTCCATTAACACCAACACCCTTGGAATGATCTTTTCTTCTCTGTTTGTTTTTATTCATGTAGCCTTTACGCCTGCCATATCCTGGGGGAATTTAGACCCCGGAGTGTATTATTATGGATTAGGGATTGCTTTGATCAGTACCGTCATTCCCACTTTTCTAATGATGGAAGGGATACGACTATTAGGAGCAAATAAAGCATCCATCATTGGAAGCATTGGTCCGGTATCCACCTTAATTATGGGCTACTTTTTTTTGAATGAAAGATTTACCCTACAGGAATTAGCAGGGTCCATATTAGTAATGATAGGGGTATTTCTGATTGGTAAGAAATAA
- a CDS encoding carbon-nitrogen hydrolase family protein, producing the protein MKIGVANYPITLHKNLEEWKEHVEKWVIQGNEAELLVFPEYGSMEMASILPEEKDPKVQVSAMQTYLDAFKSCYAALAEKYKKIIVAPSFPLLWENKVINRVFVFGPKGEEVGYQDKWFMTPFERFDWDVAPGEPKLTVFETPKGSFGIQICYDSEFSIGSRLLAENGADLILLPSCTETLRGATRVHVGARARALENQCYTAVSQTIGEALWSSAVDYNYGYTGFYSSPDLGLPEDGILQLGPKQLQGWLIQELDFSLNQRIRKEGGVRNFEDHQKILQVHKDFKFEIVRKKIEVG; encoded by the coding sequence ATGAAGATTGGCGTTGCAAATTATCCCATAACCTTGCATAAAAATTTAGAGGAGTGGAAAGAGCATGTAGAGAAGTGGGTAATCCAAGGAAACGAAGCGGAATTACTCGTTTTTCCTGAATACGGATCTATGGAAATGGCGAGCATTCTGCCTGAGGAGAAAGACCCTAAGGTGCAAGTTTCTGCCATGCAGACCTATTTGGATGCTTTTAAAAGTTGCTATGCAGCTCTAGCTGAGAAATACAAGAAGATTATAGTAGCGCCAAGCTTCCCTCTACTTTGGGAAAATAAGGTCATCAATAGAGTTTTTGTATTTGGACCAAAGGGAGAGGAAGTAGGCTATCAGGACAAATGGTTTATGACGCCTTTTGAGAGGTTTGATTGGGATGTTGCGCCAGGTGAACCTAAATTGACGGTTTTTGAAACTCCTAAAGGTAGTTTTGGGATACAAATCTGTTACGACTCAGAATTCAGCATTGGTAGCAGATTACTAGCAGAAAACGGTGCAGATCTTATTCTTTTGCCAAGTTGTACAGAAACATTGAGGGGAGCCACTAGAGTTCATGTAGGAGCAAGGGCCAGAGCATTGGAAAATCAATGTTACACGGCCGTATCCCAAACCATAGGAGAAGCATTATGGTCTTCTGCAGTAGATTATAATTATGGTTATACAGGATTTTATTCCAGTCCGGACTTAGGACTTCCAGAAGATGGGATATTGCAGCTAGGGCCTAAACAATTGCAAGGTTGGCTGATCCAGGAACTGGATTTTTCTTTAAACCAAAGAATCAGAAAAGAGGGTGGCGTGAGGAATTTTGAGGATCATCAGAAAATTCTGCAGGTTCACAAGGATTTTAAATTTGAGATTGTTCGAAAAAAAATAGAGGTGGGTTAA
- a CDS encoding aspartate-semialdehyde dehydrogenase, with protein MKVAVVGATGLVGGEILKVLEERNFPVSEIIPVASERSIGKKVSFKGKEYTVVGYDEAIAKKPNVAIFSAGGSTSLAIAPKFAEAGITVVDNSSAWRMDPTKKLVVPEVNADVLTAEDKIIANPNCSTIQMVVVLKPLHDKYKIKRVVVSTYQSVTGTGKAAVDQLFGERAGDSSVEKVYPYTIDLNVLPHIDVFQENGYTKEEMKMIKETNKIMGDDSIRVTATTVRIPTIGGHSEAVNIEFENDFDLAEVRALLEATEGVIVQDDPANLVYPMPINAHGKDEVFVGRIRRDESQDNTLNLWIVADNLRKGAATNAVQIAEYLSKKGLI; from the coding sequence ATGAAAGTAGCAGTTGTGGGTGCCACCGGTCTAGTAGGTGGTGAGATTCTTAAAGTTTTAGAGGAAAGAAATTTTCCTGTTTCTGAAATTATTCCGGTAGCTTCTGAAAGGAGTATAGGTAAGAAGGTAAGCTTTAAGGGTAAAGAGTACACGGTAGTGGGCTATGATGAGGCTATAGCAAAGAAACCTAACGTGGCTATTTTTTCAGCTGGAGGTAGTACGTCATTGGCTATAGCTCCGAAGTTCGCTGAAGCAGGGATCACAGTGGTAGATAATTCTTCTGCTTGGAGAATGGATCCTACAAAGAAATTAGTGGTGCCTGAAGTAAATGCTGATGTGTTAACAGCAGAGGACAAGATTATCGCTAATCCTAATTGCTCTACCATACAGATGGTAGTGGTTTTAAAACCTCTGCATGATAAGTATAAAATTAAACGTGTAGTAGTTTCTACTTACCAATCTGTCACAGGGACAGGTAAAGCAGCCGTTGATCAATTATTTGGTGAAAGAGCAGGGGATAGTTCAGTTGAGAAAGTGTATCCTTACACCATAGATTTAAATGTACTTCCTCATATTGACGTATTCCAAGAAAACGGATATACGAAGGAGGAAATGAAGATGATCAAAGAAACCAATAAGATCATGGGAGATGATAGTATCCGGGTGACCGCTACTACAGTAAGAATCCCAACTATTGGCGGACATTCTGAAGCGGTGAATATTGAATTTGAAAACGATTTCGATTTGGCGGAGGTGCGTGCACTTTTGGAAGCTACTGAAGGTGTCATAGTTCAAGATGATCCTGCAAATCTGGTTTACCCAATGCCAATAAATGCACACGGCAAAGACGAGGTTTTTGTGGGTCGCATTCGCAGAGATGAATCGCAAGATAATACACTTAACCTTTGGATCGTGGCTGATAACCTGCGCAAAGGCGCGGCCACAAATGCTGTGCAAATAGCGGAATATCTTTCCAAAAAAGGTTTGATCTAA